A genomic stretch from uncultured Pseudodesulfovibrio sp. includes:
- a CDS encoding DUF523 and DUF1722 domain-containing protein — MIMTQENEGDSKIKLGIAKCLLGYKVRYDGSQKLDRFLRDTLGRYVEWVPVCPEVETGMPIPREAVRLVGDIDAPRLVGRTSGEDWTDRMQKWGAERLKQLEQQGLCGYVFKYGSPSSGMTRVKVYGENGMPRLEGSGMWARMVMDRFPHLPFEDDGRLHDPKLRENFISRVFTLKRWRETMADGYTPGKLVEFHTRHKMLIMAHNEVIYRAMGKLVAQAGTEKNDDGFALYFEMLFKALSYKHTVKKNVNVLSHALGYFKKDLSSSEKIELLELIGQYQRELVPLIVPITMMNHYVRKYGKEYLEKQFYLHPYPAELMLRNHV; from the coding sequence ATGATAATGACGCAAGAGAATGAGGGCGACAGTAAAATTAAATTGGGAATTGCCAAGTGTCTTCTCGGATACAAAGTCAGATATGATGGTTCTCAAAAGCTTGATCGTTTTTTGCGAGATACTCTTGGAAGGTATGTAGAATGGGTACCTGTTTGTCCTGAGGTGGAAACAGGGATGCCCATTCCGCGTGAAGCTGTTCGGCTTGTGGGAGATATCGATGCTCCTCGTCTTGTTGGTCGCACGTCTGGTGAAGACTGGACAGATCGCATGCAGAAGTGGGGAGCAGAGCGTCTGAAGCAACTCGAACAACAAGGGCTCTGTGGCTATGTTTTCAAATATGGCTCTCCGTCCAGTGGAATGACTCGTGTTAAAGTCTATGGCGAAAATGGTATGCCTCGTCTTGAGGGGAGCGGCATGTGGGCTCGAATGGTTATGGATCGTTTTCCGCATTTGCCCTTTGAGGATGATGGTAGGCTACATGACCCGAAACTTCGTGAAAACTTCATATCACGAGTCTTTACGCTCAAACGGTGGCGTGAAACAATGGCAGATGGGTATACGCCAGGGAAGCTTGTCGAATTCCATACACGGCATAAAATGTTGATAATGGCGCATAATGAAGTCATCTATCGCGCCATGGGAAAACTGGTCGCTCAAGCGGGGACCGAAAAAAATGATGATGGCTTCGCGCTTTATTTCGAAATGCTTTTCAAGGCCCTTTCATATAAGCATACAGTGAAAAAAAATGTGAATGTTCTCTCTCATGCCTTGGGGTATTTTAAGAAAGACCTCTCATCATCTGAGAAGATCGAGTTGCTGGAACTCATCGGTCAGTATCAGAGAGAACTCGTTCCTCTTATTGTGCCGATTACCATGATGAATCATTATGTCAGAAAATATGGGAAAGAGTATTTGGAAAAGCAGTTTTACCTGCACCCATATCCCGCAGAACTCATGCTGAGAAATCATGTCTGA
- a CDS encoding superoxide dismutase [Ni] encodes MKILQATGLLIVLSLSVILFPRQAYTHCQVPCGIYDDHARVVAMLEDVTTIHKAVDMLIQLVNKNDLQSRQQFTRWVMTKESHAQKIINTLADYFLTQRVKSDQEDYVERLKKHHAVIVAAMKAKQNATMVTVDALEESVKALLEYYPEK; translated from the coding sequence ATGAAAATTTTGCAAGCGACGGGGTTGCTGATTGTACTGAGTCTTTCTGTCATTCTTTTTCCTCGGCAAGCATACACCCATTGTCAGGTGCCATGCGGTATCTATGACGATCATGCGCGTGTCGTGGCCATGCTTGAAGATGTGACAACCATTCATAAAGCTGTGGATATGTTGATCCAACTGGTTAACAAAAACGACCTGCAATCCCGACAGCAGTTTACACGTTGGGTGATGACCAAGGAAAGCCATGCACAGAAGATAATTAACACTCTTGCTGACTACTTCCTGACCCAGCGTGTCAAATCCGACCAGGAAGACTATGTGGAACGGCTAAAAAAGCATCATGCGGTTATCGTGGCAGCCATGAAGGCCAAACAAAACGCAACCATGGTCACGGTCGATGCGCTGGAAGAAAGTGTGAAAGCACTGCTTGAGTATTATCCCGAGAAGTAA